The DNA segment ATCCAACCTTTCTGTTGGAGATGACGTAGCCTACTCCGCGCTGGTGCCGGCGAACATGAACCCATGGCCCGCATCGTTTGACGAATAGATGAGCTATGGCATGCATGCCAATGTAATCCACTAACCGGTCGTACAACTCCTGCTGTGCGCACGCCAGCCTCTCCTGGGGACTGCAAGCCGCTAGAACATAGAACAGATGTTGAACGATACATTTGCGCATCCTGCCATGCTAATCAGCAAGCAAGAAGGCGGTGTTTAAAATCTTTCCGACCCATAAACCACCTATCAACTCATAAACCACCCATCAACGCAGCCAATAAAGCTTGCTGGGCATGAAGCCGATTCTCGGCCTGATCGAAAATCCTACTGGATGCTCCCTCAATTACCTCAGCGGTAATTTCTTCACCACGGTGGGCTGGCAAACAGTGCAACGCAATCGCATCCTTGGCGGCATGATCCATCAATGCTTGATCGACGCAAAAAGACGCAAAGGCGCTCTCTCTTTCCATTTGCTCTTGTTCTTGTCCCATAGAAGCCCACACATCAGTATAAACCGCTTGGGCACCAGCAACCGCCTGCACTGGGTCTGTGAGTACTTCGATTGTGGCGTCATGCTGAGCTAGAGATCGAGCTTGCTCCAATACTCCTGACAAAGGTTCAAATCCCTCTGGACAACTAATGCAAATATTGACGCCTAATAACGCACCACAAATCATTAATGAGTGTGCAACGTTGTTGCCGTCACCGATATACGCCAAGGTCTGACCCGGAAGCTCGCCATGCTCTTCTTGCATAGTGAGGAAGTCCGCAAGGGCTTGGCAAGGATGTTCGAGGTCAGTCAAAGCATTAATTACGGGAACCGAAGCCCAATGTGCATAGTCGACGAGCTCTTGCTGGGCAAATGTTCGAATTGCCAGAACATCGCAGTACCGACTCAACACACGAGCAGTGTCCCGTAATGGTTCACCGCGACCCAACTGCGTCACTGTTGGATTTAGATCTATCGTTTGACCACCAAGACGGGCCATCGCTACCTGGAAACTAACCCGAGTACGAGTAGAAGCTTTGGTAAAAATCAGACCAAGAATGCGATTACCAAGATCAATCTGACGATCTCCTGATTTAAGTTGCGCCGCCAGAGTGAGCAAGGCCGTTGTCTCGCTAACAGACCCATCTGCGGATGAAAGATAATCACGACCTCGAAGTCCTATTAATGAGGCTGCGACCTCTTCAACAGCCATAGTCATAATAGCAATCCTTCAAAGGACTGTTATCAGAGATGAATAGGGTGCCCGTCAAGCTGTAACAACACTCTCTGGCAGCACACTGGCCTCTAGCATTTGTTTGAGATCATCGCCTTCAATCACTTCTTTCTCAAGGATCTTTTGAGCTATAGTCTCTAAAAGGCCCATGTTTTGGCGAAGGATCGCTAGTGCGTCATCATGAGCTTTATCGACAAGTCCACGCACCTCATGATCTATAGCTTGTGCAGTAGCATCGCTCACAGATCGGCGTGGATTGTTGTTGTTACTCAGAAAACGGTTATTACTCTGTTTGTCGTAGGCGAGAGGACCAAGTGTGTGGCTCATGCCATAGGTGCCTACCATTTGTTCAGCAAGATCGGTAGCCCGTTGCAGATCGTTAGCTGCACCAGTTGTGATTTTGCCAAACACAATTTCTTCAGCGGAACGACCGCCTAACAAAGTAGCGATTTGACCCTGAAGATCTTCTTTAGAGTTGAGGAAACGTTCTTCGGTCGGCAACTGAAGCGTGTAACCAAGGGCGCTCATGCCCCTTGGTACAATTGAGATTTTAGCAACCTTGCTGCCACCAGGCATAAGGTGGCCCACGATGGCATGACCAACCTCATGGTAAGCAACCACTTTTTTCTCGTCATCTTGAAGGACACGACTTTTTTTCTCTAAACCTGCAACAACGCGTTCAATCGCTTCACTTAAATCTCGTTGTTCAACACGAGTGCGCTTTACACGAGCAGCTAATAAAGCTGCTTCATTGACAAGATTAGCTAGATCTGCACCGGCAAACCCGCTTGTCGCTTGCGCAACACAGTTAAGATCTACACCTTCAGCCAGCTTCACCTTTTTAGCATAAATCTCGAGAATAGTTTTACGACCAGAAAGATCTGGACGATCAACTAGCACCTGACGATCGAAACGACCGGGACGCAATAGGGCTGCGTCAAGAACCTCGGGCTGGTTGGTGGCCGCAAGCACGATCACGGGTTTGTCTTGAGCAGCAAAACCATCCATTTCTGTGAGCAATTGGTTCAACGTCTGCTCACGCTCATCGTTTCCACCCACAACGCCCATAGAGCCAGAACGACTTTTACCAATAGCGTCTAATTCATCGATGAAAATAATGCACGGTGCTTTTTTCTTTGCCTCTTCGAATAAGTCACGAACACGGGCAGCACCGGCGCCAACGAAAAGCTCTACAAATTCTGAACCGGAGATAATGAAGAATGGGACGCTTGCTTCTCCAGCAACAGCCTTCGATAATAAAGTTTTACCTGTTCCGGGAGGGCCGACCAACAACACGCCTTTCGGAATACGTGCACCAATTTCGGCATAACGCTCCGGTGCTTTCAGAAAGTCAACGATTTCAGTGAGTTCTTGCTTTGCTTCATCTACGCCTGCAACATCGGCAAATGTAATTCGGGATTCTTCATCCGGCACGTACACCTTGGCTTTGCTTTTTGTGAAGCTTAGTGCTCCTTGGGCACCACCACCCATGGAACGACGAGCAAAGAATTGCAAGACCAAAATAAAAATTAGGGGTGGAACAACCCAGCTCAAAATAGTCGTAAAAATGTTGGGCTTTTTTGGAGGAGCTGCTGCAAATTCAACCCCCTTCATCTCAAGACGTTGGGGAAGATCCATGTCGAAAATGGGAGTTGTTGCTAAAACAGGAGGAGTTCCCTCCTCTGGATTAGACAGTTCATAGCGGATCTGGTCTTGGGTGATGAATGCTCTCCTCACAGCACCGTCATTCACTTGATCGATGAAGAGTGAATAGGGAACCCTTGGCACTTGTTGCATGCCATTGTTAGGAATAAAGCTACTGAACAACAGCAATACCCCGACGCCAATCAATACCAAGTTGATGATTCCAAAACGACGGTTGGGTTGGTTATCGTCTTGACGGATTGGCATATAGCCACACTTAAACTGGCATCACGCTACGAGGGAAAAAGCAAAGTGTGACTGAGAAGCATGGGTGTAAGAACCGAACGGTTCCTAAAGTTTGACGACGGCAGTCGGTGCAAGCTTGAGTCGCCTGCCGAACGTTTGTGTGCTTCCAGCACCCACGGCCCGGAGTAGAGGGCGGACAGACGCTTTGCTTAATGTCTATATCCCCTGGTCGTTTCTTCAACCCGGAGAAATCATAAAACAAGAAAGAGCCACCGTGGTACACGGCCTTTTAGGGCTTCCTCCCGACTGAGTCGAAGATTTGCTTGCCAATCCGTGACCGACCTAACTTACATGTTGAGATTACCGAGTAAAAGTATTTGGCTTCGTATACTTAATAGTACTGTCCATAGTTGTTTGCCCCACTTCGAACCTCAAGAACCGGTCTTTGAAAATGGTAATCAGATCGATCAGAACAGCCATAGGTTTTTGGTTCGCGAGACTTTGGTTCGAGCTTTTGAAATAAGCCTAGATGATAGATGAGAATGAGGCGAAAACTTATGGCGTCATCAATTACATACATAAGCCAATGCCTCGATTAAAAAACTATATGGGTCTGAATCCCATAATCATTTCATATAATCTCAATAGTTCTGGCTTGAGTCTGAAAACTGATGATTGTAATCAACTGCTTGAAGCAAGCTACTTCCTCTACCCCCAAAATAAAGCTGACCCTATACAATAGGGCACATCTGCATTGCTGTTAGCTGATCACCGACAGTCTTTGCTAATACGACCTGAGGTCTTCATAGATAGTTAGTTGATAATATCTAGCTAACCGTAACTAGTTAATATCGCAACGATGTCGACAGCAATGTTCTGTGCAAACCCTACCGCTAGCCGTGCGAAAATGATAGACGATAGTACTAGCCGAAATCGTGTTTCTACCATGAATCAACCATAGTAATCTGCTATATCTTCTTGCGTTTGTTTATATCATTTGTCTAAACTAGATGCTAGCATTATCAATGCACGTTCAGATAATAATGTATAGAATCATAATACCAACTATAGCTAACTGACTATACCGTAACTTTAGAGTTTTGCCGTGGTCGCAGAGTTACCCTGGTTGTTTACCTCTAGCAAATCCAGCCCTTATAGCCTCTTTCTTGCCGTAAGTTAAAGCACTACAATGCGAGCAAATGCGATTAGATTAATGAAATATTCAACCCTAAGGATCCGAGCCAATATTGGATAGACTGTTTTTGATGAGGACTGCAGCTTCCTGTCTTTTTAAACACAATGCATACACTCTAAACTGTTAATCGCTGTATTTCTTCGTTTCACTACCTGTGGGTTGGCAAACATCAGCCCTACTTCTGTTGTACATAGTGATGCGTACAGATACAGTCAGCGCCATTCTATTTGATCTCACTGGCAGGATGTGCAGA comes from the Synechococcus sp. M16CYN genome and includes:
- the argF gene encoding ornithine carbamoyltransferase — protein: MTMAVEEVAASLIGLRGRDYLSSADGSVSETTALLTLAAQLKSGDRQIDLGNRILGLIFTKASTRTRVSFQVAMARLGGQTIDLNPTVTQLGRGEPLRDTARVLSRYCDVLAIRTFAQQELVDYAHWASVPVINALTDLEHPCQALADFLTMQEEHGELPGQTLAYIGDGNNVAHSLMICGALLGVNICISCPEGFEPLSGVLEQARSLAQHDATIEVLTDPVQAVAGAQAVYTDVWASMGQEQEQMERESAFASFCVDQALMDHAAKDAIALHCLPAHRGEEITAEVIEGASSRIFDQAENRLHAQQALLAALMGGL
- the ftsH gene encoding ATP-dependent zinc metalloprotease FtsH; this encodes MPIRQDDNQPNRRFGIINLVLIGVGVLLLFSSFIPNNGMQQVPRVPYSLFIDQVNDGAVRRAFITQDQIRYELSNPEEGTPPVLATTPIFDMDLPQRLEMKGVEFAAAPPKKPNIFTTILSWVVPPLIFILVLQFFARRSMGGGAQGALSFTKSKAKVYVPDEESRITFADVAGVDEAKQELTEIVDFLKAPERYAEIGARIPKGVLLVGPPGTGKTLLSKAVAGEASVPFFIISGSEFVELFVGAGAARVRDLFEEAKKKAPCIIFIDELDAIGKSRSGSMGVVGGNDEREQTLNQLLTEMDGFAAQDKPVIVLAATNQPEVLDAALLRPGRFDRQVLVDRPDLSGRKTILEIYAKKVKLAEGVDLNCVAQATSGFAGADLANLVNEAALLAARVKRTRVEQRDLSEAIERVVAGLEKKSRVLQDDEKKVVAYHEVGHAIVGHLMPGGSKVAKISIVPRGMSALGYTLQLPTEERFLNSKEDLQGQIATLLGGRSAEEIVFGKITTGAANDLQRATDLAEQMVGTYGMSHTLGPLAYDKQSNNRFLSNNNNPRRSVSDATAQAIDHEVRGLVDKAHDDALAILRQNMGLLETIAQKILEKEVIEGDDLKQMLEASVLPESVVTA